A window of Trichoderma atroviride chromosome 3, complete sequence contains these coding sequences:
- a CDS encoding uncharacterized protein (EggNog:ENOG41): MGIPHLITTLERYASDKPLQDQTVVIDGPALAYHVLHICRIQGASQPSYSLLGRVVIDWLDRLKDQQVAIRAIYFDGYLPESKRLVRMERVMKVTSRLNIFYSANPTACPRRLVVPSNDLYLDANRPTRFTDKTSLDPAFLVPAVIDAIRDNDSYRDKLSIVSGEADAYCAADTAKHGGTILTSDSDLLAHNIGNGKVVFFRDIYENAGSKLSCTEYAPREIYTKLGLAKSADPCRLGYERLRSPNATLPLLLKACSSPIVDAMDYDRFRQQYLQHESAQLPQLIGGGLLSLKALDPRVSEILLQIGQAPRTKDAKEKVKIFLPSLLENPNKGTSWDASAPVRQLAYKTACQYIQGGCSISVEEYRRVQNVDQKGREILLLTNDEAKRAIIELLVLMRRVKETQMAPQHYWTLLSMVLDIIECNQQGKNSHTLTTLQRGHSSMATSRDKISWDMIHFSAHIQAGYYSLRILSQVLTSVNLENNSTDNLTLNLVQLRNLLSELPPLSEFPDVDSLSSFLKASKELQILRILSDFIVFEQESSQEPADARHQTQEKKQNKRGGIPNGVNKKQSKKKNDASRGNMFNVLSTDM, translated from the exons ATGGGAATCCCTCACTTGATTACCACTCTGGAGCGCTATGCTTCAGACAAGCCTCTGCAGGATCAGACAGTGGTCATTGATGGTCCAGCTCTAGCATATCATGTCCTTCATATTTGCAGAATCCAAGGCGCTAGCCAGCCATCATATAGCCTTCTTGGCCGGGTCGTCATAGACTGGTTGGATCGGTTAAAGGATCAGCAAGTAGCCAT TCGAGCCATATATTTTGATGGCTACCTGCCAGAGTCCAAACGACTAGTACGCATGGAGAGGGTGATGAAAGTGACTTCTCGACTCAATATATTCTACTCTGCCAATCCTACAGCTTGCCCTCGTAGGCTTGTAGTTCCATCAAATGACTTATATCTGGATGCAAACCGCCCAACAAGATTCACAGACAAGACCTCTCTGGACCCAGCATTTCTAGTACCTGCAGTCATTGATGCCATCCGGGATAATGACAGTTATCGGGACAAATTGTCTATCGTTTCGGGAGAGGCCGATGCTTACTGCGCTGCAGACACGGCGAAGCATGGAGGCACAATACTTACATCCGATTCCGATCTCCTTGCTCACAAcattggcaatggcaaagttGTATTCTTCCGAGACATTTACGAGAATGCTGGCTCGAAGCTATCATGCACAGAATATGCTCCCCGTGAGATATATACAAAGCTCGGCTTAGCAAAGTCCGCTGACCCCTGTCGACTGGGCTATGAACGCTTGCGTTCCCCCAATGCCACGTTGCCGCTGCTATTAAAGGCCTGCTCGAGTCCGATAGTAGATGCTATGGACTATGATCGTTTCCGACAGCAATATCTCCAACACGAAAGTGCCCAGCTGCCACAGCTAATCGGAGGTGGCTTGCTGTCACTCAAAGCCCTTGACCCTAGAGTCTCCGAGATACTTCTCCAGATTGGCCAAGCACCCAGAACCaaagatgcaaaagaaaaggtcaAAATCTTCCTTCCATCTTTGCTTGAAAATCCTAACAAAGGAACATCTTGGGATGCAAGCGCGCCTGTCAGGCAGTTGGCATATAAGACAGCGTGCCAGTATATTCAAGGTGGTTGCTCGATTTCAGTCGAAGAATACAGACGAGTACAGAATGTCGATCAAAAAGGACGAGAAATCCTGTTATTGACGAATGATGAGGCGAAACGTGCGATCATTGAGCTTCTGGTGCTTATGAGACGAGTCAAAGAAACGCAAATGGCTCCGCAGCATTACTGGACTCTTTTGTCCATGGTATTGGATATCATAGAATGCAACCAGCAGGGTAAGAACTCACATACGCTGACCACACTTCAACGGGGCCATAGCAGTATGGCCACTTCAAGAGACAAAATTTCATGGGACATGATTCATTTCTCTGCGCATATACAAGCTGGATACTACTCTCTTCGCATTTTGAGCCAAGTGCTCACTTCCGTCAATCTCGAGAACAACAGCACAGACAATCTGACCCTCAACCTCGTCCAGCTCCGCAACCTTTTATCGGAGCTACCCCCTCTCTCCGAATTTCCAGACGTCGATTCGCTATCCAGCTTTCTTAAAGCATCAAAAGAGCTTCAGATATTGCGTATTTTATCAGATTTCATAGTTTTTGAGCAGGAATCTTCTCAAGAACCTGCAGATGCTCGCCACCAGacacaagagaagaaacaaaataaGCGGGGAGGAATTCCAAATGGCGTTAACAAGAAGcaaagtaaaaagaaaaatgatgcAAGTAGAGGAAACATGTTTAATGTTCTCTCTACAGACATGTAA
- a CDS encoding uncharacterized protein (BUSCO:EOG092D23JK): MTEILAQTPPILHGPSDKERKYDRQLRLWAASGQAALESANILLINSGPGTAGIETLKNLVLPGIGKFTIADNAAVQEVDLGVNFFLDESSLGKSRAQCCTELLLELNPEVNGSWNSTVTDTASLQRLLDVPEGFTMIMYNLPLQPEMLQVIETYGRQHGTPLVAIHSVGFYSYFRIALPGTFPIVDTHPDETATTDLRLLSPWPELSEFSSEMTKDIEYLDHHEHGHIPMVVILLHYLNIWKEEHNGAYPTAYSEKTAFRELVSKAMRRDNPEGGEENFEEAVAAVMKHVVAPSLPSSLKQVFEYEHKDEQQSKSSFWIIAEALKEFYAEHQRLPVAGGLLDMKAQSNVYIQLQNIYKEKARQDANDVFSRAQKISGDVDIDQAEVEQFCTNARFIKLINTTGEEPPSMGQIIERELGNDEIAAIAGPEMPMSLIPIYLALGASSSTSAASADDIIAAVLEKAPALRNNERLTQVAQELSRAAGGELHNISAVIGGMVAQEIIKIITKQYIPIDNTCIFDGIESRCQVLRL; encoded by the exons ATGACCGAAATCTTAGCACAGACGCCTCCTATTCTACACGGCCCTTCGGACAAGGAAAGGAAGTACGATCGTCAGCTCAGGTTATGGGCTGCTTCGGGCCAGGCCGCCTTGGAATCCGCAAACATCCTCCTAATTAACTCTGGGCCCGGTACGGCTGGCATCGAGACTTTGAAGAATCTCGTCCTGCCCG GCATTGGCAAATTTACTATTGCAGACAATGCCGCCGTTCAAGAGGTGGATCTCGGCGTCAACTTTTTCCTCGATGAGTCCTCTCTCGGCAAATCGAGAGCGCAGTGCTGTACTGAACTACTGCTCGAGCTTAATCCAGAAGTTAATGGATCCTGGAACTCTACAGTGACA GATACCGCCAGCCTCCAGAGACTACTTGATGTTCCGGAGGGTTTCACCATGATCATGTATAACCTTCCTTTACAACCAGAAATGCTTCAGGTCATTGAGACATACGGCCGTCAGCATGGTACTCCGCTTGTTGCTATCCACTCTGTTGGATTCTACTCCTACTTTCGCATTGCACTACCAGGCACATTTCCCATCGTTGATACTCACCCGGATGAGACCGCTACGACAGACTTGAGACTCCTCTCTCCTTGGCCGGAACTCTCTGAGTTTTCTAGCGAAATGACCAAAGACATTGAGTATCTAGACCACCACGAGCATGGCCATATTCCCATGGTTGTAATTCTGCTTCACTACCTCAACATCTGGAAGGAAGAGCATAACGGCGCCTATCCAACGGCGTACAGCGAAAAGACGGCATTTCGAGAGCTCGTATCCAAGGCCATGAGACGCGATAATCCCgagggaggagaagaaaactttgaggaggctgttgctgccgtcaTGAAGCACGTCGTTGCCCCGTCACTCCCTTCATCTCTAAAGCAGGTTTTTGAATATGAGCACAAGGATGAGCAGCAGTCAAAGTCCAGCTTCTGGATCATTGCCGAGGCCTTGAAAGAGTTCTACGCCGAACACCAACGCCTGCCTGTGGCTGGTGGCTTGCTTGATATGAAGGCGCAGTCCAATGTTTACATTCAGCTGCAGAACATTTACAAAGAGAAAGCTCGGCAGGACGCAAACGACGTTTTTTCCAGAGCTCAAAAGATCTCAGGAGATGTAGATATTGATCAGGCAGAGGTAGAGCAGTTCTGCACTAATGCTCGGTTCATCAAGTTGATTAACACTACGGGAGAGGAGCCCCCAAGCATGGGACAGATTATAG AGCGAGAACTTGGCAACGACGaaatcgccgccatcgccggaCCAGAAATGCCAATGTCATTAATCCCCATCTACCTTGCCTTGGGCGCATCGTCATCTACCTCGGCTGCCTCAGCTGATGATATTATTGCTGCAGTTCTTGAAAAGGCGCCTGCTCTCAGGAACAACGAGCGCCTGACTCAGGTAGCCCAGGAGCTGTCGCGAGCGGCTGGCGGAGAGCTACACAACATTTCCGCCGTTATTGGAGGCATGGTGGCACAGGAGATTATCAAAATCATCACAAAGCAATACATTCCGATAGACAACACCTGCATATTTGACGGAATTGAGAGCCGATGTCAGGTATTGCGTTTATAA
- a CDS encoding uncharacterized protein (EggNog:ENOG41~TransMembrane:13 (o22-40i52-72o78-98i110-133o139-159i180-197o209-228i258-276o288-308i320-339o351-372i393-412o452-472i)), which yields MDSSVLAASLYRIGVDFQEHSLINWVVLAYTLGYIGFIVSSTALSDVIGQRYALLFSYSLFLTFSAACGFAQDVDQLILFRAFQGVGGSGLYALPILILTQNSPPRMRQYIGSIIGVTIAAAGVLGPVIGGLLTQYLDWRWIFLINIPICSIGIIIFYFSWPQKLQTEYTQLRSWKQFDIIGAILGIAASVLVVFALENAGESEAWGAIKFILPLILGLICWITLFLWSNLVDKRLSQNIVSIFPMTLFRNRRYTRTVLPALFAGCPYLLLIYSIPMRMQVFSGKSPLVAGLSLLPMLGTVALGSIISGKLNASATHLDLTSTMRVGTMLMVCGFSWLSAVQGSKDDATTLGLLTLVGLGFGLCTSAATNMISVEVPIRHRASAHGILAQARILGGSFGIAISTACLHHFVINRLADILTADEFASFDGDMTNFTGDTLEAIRSAFIKAFDLGIELAMAGCWIAYFSTFYGYRFTWRGIKCPVEEEPLELLEAKVTRTRAEVDILLSEAQLEN from the exons ATGGATTCATCCGTCCTGGCGGCGAGCTTATACCGCATAGGAGTCGACTTCCAAGAGCACAGTTTGATCAATTGGGTAGTGCTGGCATATACTTTGGGCTACATTGGCTTTATTGTTTCATCCACTGCCCTTTCAGATGTCATTGGGCAACGCTATGCTCTCTTGTTTTCCTACTCTCTGTTCTTGACGTTCTCTGCTGCGTGTGGATTTGCTCAAGATGTGGACCAACTGATATTATTTCGGGCATTTCAAGGAGTTGGTGGTTCAG GCCTTTACGCTTTACCCATCCTGATCTTGACTCAAAACAGCCCGCCTCGAATGCGTCAGTATATAGGCAGCATTATTGGAGTGACTATTGCAGCTGCGGGCGTCCTTGGGCCTGTTATTGGCGGGCTACTCACCCAGTACTTGGACTGGCGGTGGATCTTTTTAATCAA TATTCCAATTTGCTCTATCGGCATAATAATTTTCTATTTCAGTTGGCCTCAAAAGCTGCAGACGGAATATACTCAGCTTCGATCGTGGAAGCAGTTTGACATCATTGGTGCTATACTGGGCATTGCAGCTTCGGTCCTCGTTGTATTCGCACTCGAAAACGCTGGCGAGTCAGAAGCTTGGGGGGCTATTAAGTTCATTCTCCCGCTAATACTTGGCTTGATCTGCTGGATAACGCTGTTCTTGTGGTCAAACTTGGTTGATAAACGCCTTTCTCAAAACATTGTATCCATCTTTCCCATGACATTGTTCAGAAATCGACGTTACACGAGGACCGTCTTACCAGCTTTATTTGCAGGCTGCCCGTATCTACTTTTGATCTACTCGATCCCCATGAGGATGCAAGTCTTTAGCGGCAAAAGCCCGCTCGTCGCTGGGCTGTCGTTACTCCCTATGTTAGGCACAGTTGCCCTCGGAAGCATTATCAGTGGAAAACTCAATGCTTCTGCAACCCATCTCGATCTCACTTCAACTATGCGCGTCGGCACAATGTTAATGGTTTGCGGATTTTCCTGGCTTTCAGCAGTCCAGGGGTCCAAGGACGATGCAACTACACTTGGACTTCTTACCCTGGTTGGTCTTGGTTTTGGACTCTGTACATCAGCGGCGACCAACATGATTAGTGTCGAAGTGCCTATACGACACCGGG CATCCGCTCATGGCATTCTTGCCCAAGCAAGAATACTGGGAGGAAGCTTCGGCATAGCGATTTCTACAGCATGCCTGCATCACTTTGTCATTAATCGACTTGCAGATATCCTAACTGCTGATGAGTTTGCTTCCTTTGATGGAGACATGACAAATTTTACAGGGGATACCTTGGAAGCAATCCGGTCGGCGTTTATCAAGGCTTTTGACCTTGGTATTGAACTAGCTATGGCGGGATGCTGGATCGCGTATTTCTCGACCTTTTATGGCTATCGATTCACCTGGAGAGGCATAAAATGTCCCGTAGAGGAGGAACCTTTGGAGTTGTTGGAAGCGAAAGTCACCAGGACGCGAGCAGAGGTGGATATTCTGCTAAGTGAAGCTCAATTAGAAAATTGA
- a CDS encoding uncharacterized protein (BUSCO:EOG092D2CO6), with translation MSAPSGNPNGPPRSQKSNPLRPLRKRPVNPLVSSSRKPAPKPNRPPTNNAASTSVQATANGSKPNIEELRKQYGGWSEPPPPYPFNDIPIMTTKKALLNGIRYHLMKFSQTKLGDKPIDPTDQDEFARPVTLHRRDARQPPPGRVVKEEEPERPPVDEQEAERMAQIKAEREAQRAIDQAKIAPVAKEVAPKRPKKQKEEKTMFNRAPKTSAAKKESDLRYEEALPWHLEDADGKNVWVGSYVAALSESSVAFMIDKSVFRMVPLEKSYKFNAKPPFQPFTIDQAEAFMTRKVDVGRWVMKDEEKKAGLNDLEATRRMLYGRGQMIKTESDTFKAASRAEKMEHDELDVSGDEFQDDDETPHFERNDDEDTKDSKERIRREQLGANLFGEGDEQEVDKELQEQLREELERQKYGKTTKKALIKRDREDIYESDNSGSNPWSSSSDDDSSDEEDEAGKDDEKKEGENKEGQGDGKDKSKSQSAKGSTTPQGKQKLSEMGKKGKSLKRAGSPALSESSGNESTRKKFKKASGAATDSRPSTPGLQTNTVRRPKITAGSGSDGEFTAGEMSDGAMQKKKIKLIGSSRGTPSASRAGSPNPAQAGASPSSSGGLIESWEILEKIPADGITIGDLINLFQGRVGDGPGRMPRQEWIGLVKQLCDYGPDKRLRRRK, from the exons aTGAGCGCCCCTTCCGGAAATCCCAATGGCCCTCCGCGGAGCCAAAAATCGAATCCTCTGCGCCCTCTTCGGAAGAGGCCTGTCAACCCACTTGTCTCGTCATCACGCAAGCCCGCTCCTAAACCCAATCGACCGCCTACAAACAACGCAGCGTCGACTTCGGTGCAGGCTACGGCAAATGGAAGCAAACCCAATATCGAAGAGCTGCGAAAGCAATATGGCGGATGGAGCGAGCCACCCCCTCCTTACCCTTTCAATGATATACCTATCATGACGACCAAAAAGGCTCTGCTCAATGGAATCCGATATCATCTCATGAAGTTTTCTCAGACCAAATTGGGCGACAAACCTATTGATCCAACGGACCAGGACGAATTTGCTAGGCCTGTAACTCTACATCGACGTGATGCCCGCCAACCTCCTCCCGGAAGAGTTGTGAAAGAGGAGGAGCCCGAACGGCCACCAGTAGATGAGCAAGAGGCTGAAAGGATGGCACAGATCAAAGCTGAAAGAGAGGCCCAGAGAGCAATTGATCAAGCCAAGATCGCGCCCGTAGCGAAAGAGGTCGCTCCAAAACGACCAAAGAAacagaaggaagagaagaccaTGTTTAACCGAGCCCCCAAAACGTCAGCGGCGAAAAAGGAGTCTGATCTGAGATATGAGGAGGCTTTGCCCTGGCACTTGGAAGACGCAGATGGGAAAAATGTGTGGGTTGGCAGCTACGTGGCTGCACTTTCTGAGTCCAGCGTCGCCTTCATGATTGACAAGTCGGTCTTTCGCATGGTCCCCCTGGAAAAAAGCTACAAGTTTAATGCCAAGCCACCGTTCCAGCCTTTCACGATAGACCAGGCGGAAGCTTTCATGACCCGCAAGGTTGACGTCGGCCGTTGGGTTATGaaggacgaggagaagaaggcgggcTTGAACGATCTTGAAGCTACGCGGCGGATGTTGTACGGACGGGGACAAATGATTAAGACAGAAAGTGATACTTTCAAGGCTGCTTCGCGcgcagagaagatggaacaCGACGAGCTTGACGTCTCGGGCGATGAAttccaagatgatgacgaaacCCCGCACTTTGAACGaaacgatgatgaggatacAAAAGACTCTAAAGAACGTATTCGGCGTGAGCAGCTGGGGGCGAATCTGTTTGGTGAAGGAGACGAGCAGGAAGTCGATAAAGAGCTGCAAGAACAGCTGagagaggagctggagagacaAAAGTATGGCAAGACAACGAAGAAGGCTCTAATCAAGAGAGATCGAGAAGATATATATGAGAGCGACAACTCCGGCTCCAACCCATGGAGCAGCTCG AGTGACGATGACAGCtccgacgaagaggacgaggctggAAAAGATGACGAGAAAAAGGAAGGCGAGAATAAAGAGGGTCAAGGTGATGGCAAAGACAAGTCTAAATCCCAGAGTGCCAAAGGCTCCACCACTCCACAAGGCAAGCAGAAGCTCTCTGAGATGGGCAAGAAAGGAAAATCGTTGAAACGCGCCGGTTCGCCTGCTTTGTCGGAGTCAAGCGGCAATGAGTCGACCAGAAAGAAGTTCAAGAAGGCATCGGGGGCGGCTACTGATAGCCGTCCAAGCACCCCTGGATTACAGACTAACACTGTCCGCCGTCCTAAGATTACTGCAGGCTCTGGGAGTGATGGGGAATTCACAGCGGGCGAGATGTCAGATGGAGCaatgcagaagaagaagatcaagctCATTGGCAGCTCAAGAGGAACACCTTCCGCATCCAGGGCTGGCAGTCCAAATCCCGCTCAAGCTG GTGCCTCTCCTTCCTCTTCAGGTGGGTTGATTGAATCGTGGGAAATTTTGGAAAAGATACCTGCAGATGGAATCACTATTGGTGATCTCATCAATCTATTCCAGGGTCGCGTTGGAGATGGTCCGGGCCGAATGCCCAGACAAGAATGGATTGGCCTTGTTAAGCAGTTGTGTGACTATGGGCCGGATAAGCGCCTGCGCCGTAGGAAGTGA
- a CDS encoding uncharacterized protein (BUSCO:EOG092D4H14) — MPSDLSSYLASKYLVADPKPSSKKRKRKQANAASGLLITDDDDTAWNNGSAQDDADEDGPLTVTGTTAEFRKAKKSSWKTVGNGGNGQEKDDSAAAADAIIASAAAENDAARAADDEMPIVEDSQGVAKMSDGTHAGLQSAAAVSAQLRRRQQEEREDFERHRKTAKEEETVYRDATGRRIDISMKRAEARRAAAEAEEKERLAIESLKGDVQQQNARRRKEELEDAKLMSFARKADDEDMNRELKEQSRWNDPMTQFLAEKETNRGGKKSKRRPVYSGTAAPNRYGIKPGYRWDGVDRGNGLEAERFKAANRRERNKGLEYAWQMDE, encoded by the coding sequence ATGCCATCAGATCTTTCCAGCTATCTAGCTTCAAAATATCTAGTTGCTGATCCAAAACCATCATCAAAGAAGCGAAAGCGCAAGCAGGCAAATGCAGCTTCAGGCCTGCTAATaaccgacgacgacgacacaGCCTGGAACAATGGCTCCGCGCAGGACGATGCAGACGAGGACGGCCCATTGACCGTCACGGGGACAACAGCCGAATTCAGAAAAGCGAAGAAAAGCAGTTGGAAAACAGTAGGAAATGGCGGGAATGGCCAGGAGAAAGACGACAGCGCCGCGGCTGCAGACGCAATTATCGCGTCGGCCGCAGCAGAGAACGACGCAGCGAGAGCCGCCGACGATGAGATGCCGATTGTCGAAGACAGCCAAGGCGTGGCGAAAATGAGCGATGGAACACATGCCGGCTTACAGAGCGCCGCTGCGGTCTCAGCGCAATTgagacggcggcagcaagagGAACGAGAAGACTTTGAGCGCCACCGAAAAactgcaaaagaagaagagacggtTTACCGAGATGCCACTGGACGAAGAATCGATATTTCTATGAAGAGAGCAGAGGCAAGGCGCGCAgcggccgaggctgaggaaaaggagaggcTTGCCATTGAATCCTTGAAGGGTGATGTTCAGCAGCAGAATGCGAGACGACGGaaagaggagctggaagatgccaAACTCATGAGCTTTGCCCGAAAGGCTGACGATGAAGATATGAATAGAGAGCTCAAAGAACAATCCAGATGGAACGATCCCATGACACAGTTCTTGGCGGAGAAAGAAACAAATCGTGGAGGCAAGAAGTCAAAGCGCCGGCCGGTCTATTCAGGGACTGCAGCTCCCAATCGATATGGCATCAAGCCGGGATATCGATGGGATGGCGTGGACAGAGGCAATGGGCTTGAAGCAGAACGGTTCAAGGCAGCAAATCGCCGTGAACGGAACAAGGGATTGGAATACGCTTGGCAAATGGAtgaatag
- a CDS encoding uncharacterized protein (EggNog:ENOG41) yields the protein MSGPLFGIVPAGQPLITDPTSAPSPTSFLYALPPTKPFSHIVVFLLPNVVLPENSAAAIYLTTVRDVTAASQANSTPDFRFLGGIGPGKESAMFKIGADASGSGYMIGVSIESAESVGTRLQELAASKASSSSTSGSGGASSTTTAVLAQRIIQNAFNFLTSFSGTAGPGGVEVVPLKAFEDWWRKFESRVRSDPSFLERQAD from the coding sequence ATGTCCGGCCCTCTCTTCGGCATCGTCCCCGCCGGCCAGCCTCTCATCACCGACCCAACCTCGGCGCCATCCCCCACCTCATTCCTCTACGCACTGCCCCCGACCAAGCCCTTCTCCCACAttgtcgtcttcctcctcccaaaCGTCGTCCTGCCAGAAaactccgccgccgccatatACCTCACCACCGTCCGCGACGTCACCGCCGCCTCGCAGGCCAACTCGACGCCCGACTTCCGCTTCCTGGGCGGCATCGGCCCCGGGAAAGAGAGCGCAATGTTCAAGATTGGCGCCGacgccagcggcagcggtTACATGATTGGCGTCTCCATCGAGTCTGCTGAGTCGGTCGGCACGCGACTGCAAGAACTCGCTGCTAGCAaggcttcctcctcctccactAGCGGGAGCGGCggcgcatcatcgacaaCCACCGCCGTCCTCGCCCAGCGCATCATCCAAAACGCCTTCAACTTCCTCACTAGCTTCAGCGGCActgctggccctggcggTGTCGAGGTTGTTCCCCTCAAAGCTTTTGAGGACTGGTGGCGCAAATTCGAATCCCGAGTTCGTTCAGATCCAAGCTTCCTCGAGAGGCAGGCCGATTGA
- a CDS encoding uncharacterized protein (TransMembrane:1 (o64-81i)) — protein MVLYAAGQIPPKESPLPVGFGSNTGSEIPADFEFAGSKPLFSNIGDDHDDDDDDDILTGRSKPFSSFLVVMLILFLIAYLLRKTELGSRVFHKFWRYRKARSSSFVRRLFGRNSTPYERILEEGDVAEFELGGTESDETDGSDGGDVSRSVRGSRLAGPRLNFERYDDLRPPSAMDRHGLVVRTESCERLAPSLQMLNAGRRSRTGSPTRLKNSIIPQES, from the coding sequence ATGGTTCTCTACGCCGCTGGACAAATCCCCCCCAAAGAGTCGCCGCTTCCTGTTGGATTTGGAAGCAATACAGGATCAGAAATTCCTGCTGATTTTGAATTTGCGGGGTCCAAGCCACTTTTCTCAAATATAGGTGACGAccatgacgacgacgacgacgacgatatCCTTACGGGTCGATCCAAgcccttctccagctttttggtggtgatgttgaTTCTGTTCCTTATTGCCTATCTCTTAAGGAAAACCGAATTGGGGTCCAGAGTGTTCCACAAGTTTTGGCGTTACCGCAAGGCCAGGAGCTCATCGTTTGTTAGAAGGCTTTTTGGGAGAAATTCTACGCCATATGAAAGAATATTGGAAGAAGGCGATGTGGCAGAGTTTGAGCTTGGTGGCACAGAGTCTGATGAAACCGATGGCTCGGATGGCGGCGATGTGTCAAGGTCCGTAAGGGGTTCTCGCTTGGCTGGACCGAGATTGAATTTCGAGCGATATGACGACCTCCGGCCGCCGTCGGCAATGGATAGACATGGCCTCGTTGTACGAACCGAGAGCTGCGAACGACTTGCCCCTTCGCTTCAGATGCTAAACGCTGGTCGTCGCAGTAGAACTGGCAGTCCGACACGGTTGAAGAATTCCATAATACCCCAAGAGAGCTAG